A section of the Pedobacter sp. HDW13 genome encodes:
- a CDS encoding helix-turn-helix domain-containing protein, producing the protein MTAIKESSTRNFNKGVALTSCPVTFVMEKIGGYWKPIIIYHLMSGPKRYSELKRAIPQITEKMLIQHLKQLQTDDIVYRDAQAVVPPVVTYSLTKPGEDLFAVLDSMVDWAVKNGSV; encoded by the coding sequence ATGACAGCGATTAAAGAGAGTTCGACCAGGAATTTTAACAAGGGCGTGGCACTAACCAGCTGCCCGGTAACCTTTGTAATGGAAAAAATTGGTGGTTACTGGAAACCGATTATTATTTACCATTTAATGAGTGGTCCCAAGCGCTACAGCGAATTGAAACGGGCCATCCCGCAGATTACCGAAAAAATGCTGATCCAACATTTAAAGCAGTTACAGACCGATGATATTGTATACAGGGACGCACAAGCCGTTGTTCCGCCTGTTGTTACCTACAGCCTTACCAAACCTGGCGAGGATCTTTTCGCCGTGCTCGACTCAATGGTAGATTGGGCAGTTAAAAATGGTTCTGTTTAA